A window of Belonocnema kinseyi isolate 2016_QV_RU_SX_M_011 chromosome 10, B_treatae_v1, whole genome shotgun sequence genomic DNA:
TCAGTTTGGCTTTCCAATGCATACTGAAGAATTACAAAATGCAGTACAAAAAGTTGAACAAGAAACTGGTCGAGCTAACCCATTTGTAAACAATAGGCCTGGTAAAAAGTGGATGCAGTTATTCCTCAAAAGACATCCAGAAATAGTATTAAAACGTACTGAAATGTTTTCTAAAGCAAGAGCTGCagtaactaagaaaaaaattcgtgAATGGGTCTCAGAAGCAAAAGAATATCTAACAAAAGAAGAAGCTTTAGACATTCTTAAAGATCCAAGCAGAATGTATAATTTAGATGAGACCGGTGTGCAAACTTGTCCAAAAACTGGTAAAGTACTGTGCTTGAAgggggaaaaaaataattattcaattgctTCAAAACAAGAAAAGCAATGCATAACAATGTTGTGCTGTTATGCTGCTAGCGGGCAAGTAGTAGACCCTATGGTTGTATATCCGAACAAAGGATTGCTCGGGATTTAATGCAAGGTATACCTGAAGACTTTGCTTTTGGCAGAAGTCCAAGCGGTTGGTGATTAGTGTTACTTTCTACGAATATATTGCTAATGTGTTTTATCTAAGGTTAGTTGAAAAACAAGTAGAGTTTCCAGTTTTACTTGTATTTGATGGACATAAATCTCATATCAATTTGGAACTTCAttagttttaagttgaaaacaaaATTCTTCTGATATGTCTACCACCGAATGCCACCCATATACTGCAATCTTGTGATGTGGGAATATTCAGGTCTTTGAAAGTTGAATGGAGAAAAGTGGTTCGCAATCACCAATCAAGAAGTACTCAATCCatcacaaaagttaattttgctcCTCTTTTTCATGAAGTTTATA
This region includes:
- the LOC117181289 gene encoding uncharacterized protein LOC117181289, which gives rise to MGPQTVLEPSKELRIKKWILDRAQFGFPMHTEELQNAVQKVEQETGRANPFVNNRPGKKWMQLFLKRHPEIVLKRTEMFSKARAAVTKKKIREWVSEAKEYLTKEEALDILKDPSRMYNLDETGVQTCPKTGKVLCLKGEKNNYSIASKQEKQCITMLCCYAASGQVVDPMVVYPNKGLLGI